In a genomic window of Pseudomonas mohnii:
- a CDS encoding DUF4123 domain-containing protein — MNTWILLERPTAQLKTLYRLATHPDTHMLYAGTSLDSFAEQGPLLVRLNNQPTFNQAIERSPAEWPGLLIESNFDTPSILAHLRQILIVNFDQQRKGVLRYSDPTVASYFFVACPAQDLGRWLGPISRLRWFGGTWATKAAGEADWQQLDNPHAIHWTIENTRRAVSLSAAQEESLTRLGNEQFLHDWWLRHPQHSFVQANQLMEQALAQGIDDSNAISEYLSTHCTQVKS; from the coding sequence ATGAATACCTGGATTCTGCTGGAGCGCCCGACGGCGCAACTGAAAACGCTGTATCGCCTGGCGACGCACCCCGACACTCACATGCTGTACGCCGGCACCTCCTTAGACAGTTTCGCCGAGCAAGGCCCCTTGCTCGTTAGGCTGAACAACCAACCGACATTCAATCAGGCGATCGAGCGTTCCCCGGCTGAATGGCCCGGTCTGCTGATCGAAAGTAACTTCGACACACCCTCGATACTCGCGCATCTGCGGCAGATTCTGATCGTCAACTTCGACCAGCAACGTAAAGGCGTCCTGCGCTACAGCGATCCCACCGTCGCCAGCTATTTCTTTGTGGCCTGCCCGGCGCAAGACCTCGGCCGGTGGCTGGGACCGATCAGCCGCCTGCGCTGGTTCGGTGGGACATGGGCCACGAAAGCTGCCGGTGAAGCCGACTGGCAGCAACTGGATAACCCGCATGCGATCCACTGGACCATTGAAAACACGCGTCGGGCCGTGTCCCTGAGCGCCGCCCAGGAAGAGTCCCTGACGCGCCTGGGTAATGAGCAATTTCTCCATGACTGGTGGCTGCGACACCCGCAGCATTCATTTGTGCAGGCCAATCAATTGATGGAGCAAGCGCTGGCCCAAGGCATCGACGACAGCAACGCCATCAGCGAATACCTGAGCACCCACTGCACGCAGGTTAAGTCATGA
- a CDS encoding type VI secretion system tip protein VgrG, translated as MFSPADQASFILDIEGLNHDLQVLEFTGKEAISQPFRFDLKLVSENPDLDLESLLHRMAFLGLDRHGAGIHGQVYSVGQGDAGKRLTQYQLCLMPSLAYLGHRFDHKIFQKLSVPQIIAQVLESHGILSTAYRFTLGTDYQPRDYCVQYGESCLHFLQRLCEEEGLHYHFEHSREGHVVVFGDDQTVFPRLQHPTVYLQDSAMVADEPVIKAFTLAMETRPTAVTRRDYDFEKPLLQLESGVKDPSSLQLEDYGFPGRFTDRELGNHRAQRALERHRSDYRQATGRSDQPMLLSGHFLTLTGHPRQQWNDLWLLTEVIHTGQQPQSLEASIISAPNDELSQGYRNTFLATPWDAPYRPPLAHPKATINGYQHAVVCGPPGEEIHCDEYGRVRVQFPWDRDGAKNDHSSCWVRVASKWAHDRHGSVLIPRVGMEVVVGFYQGDPDKPLIVACLSNGANRPALDLPAEKTRSTFKTQTSPGGRGFNELRIEDRKGAEEISIRAQRDYRQYVLNDERIQVDNQRSIVVAGNARHELRAEEQHITQGHRRTEIRLDDYLTVQGSRHIRASNHRLSAQQQISVSASQNIVIDGGASTTIQAGGVWITINSAGIFSSVPVEVGGAPKPVITATPVLLDASEPPLPEPVSTALLKRLLGDEALIELCQMPAGGTPMDCPLSDCQCRKALGYGDRT; from the coding sequence ATGTTCAGCCCTGCCGACCAAGCCTCTTTTATCCTTGATATCGAGGGGCTCAACCACGATCTGCAAGTCCTTGAGTTCACCGGCAAGGAAGCCATCAGCCAACCCTTCCGCTTTGATCTGAAACTGGTCAGCGAAAATCCCGACCTGGATCTGGAAAGCCTTCTGCATCGCATGGCGTTCCTTGGCCTTGACCGCCACGGCGCGGGTATTCATGGCCAGGTTTACAGCGTCGGCCAGGGCGACGCAGGCAAGCGCCTGACCCAGTACCAGCTCTGCCTGATGCCCAGTCTTGCCTATCTGGGTCACCGTTTCGACCATAAGATATTCCAGAAACTGAGCGTGCCGCAGATCATCGCCCAGGTACTGGAAAGCCACGGCATCCTCAGTACTGCCTATCGCTTTACCCTCGGCACGGATTACCAACCACGGGACTACTGCGTCCAATATGGCGAGAGCTGCCTGCATTTCCTGCAGCGCCTCTGCGAAGAAGAAGGCCTGCATTACCACTTCGAGCACAGCCGCGAGGGACATGTAGTGGTGTTCGGGGATGACCAGACAGTGTTCCCCAGGCTCCAACACCCCACCGTGTACCTGCAAGACAGCGCAATGGTCGCCGATGAACCGGTGATCAAGGCCTTCACCCTTGCAATGGAGACCCGACCCACGGCCGTGACCCGACGCGACTACGACTTCGAAAAGCCTTTGTTGCAACTGGAAAGCGGCGTGAAGGATCCTTCGTCGTTGCAACTCGAAGACTACGGCTTTCCCGGCCGTTTCACCGATCGCGAACTCGGCAATCACCGCGCTCAACGAGCACTTGAACGACACCGCAGCGATTATCGGCAAGCCACAGGACGCAGCGATCAACCGATGCTGTTGAGTGGTCATTTCCTGACGCTGACCGGCCACCCTCGCCAGCAGTGGAATGACCTGTGGTTACTGACCGAAGTCATCCACACCGGCCAGCAACCGCAATCGCTCGAAGCGTCGATCATAAGTGCCCCGAACGACGAACTGTCTCAAGGCTATCGCAACACCTTTCTCGCCACACCGTGGGACGCGCCTTACAGACCTCCGCTTGCCCACCCCAAAGCCACGATCAACGGTTATCAGCATGCCGTTGTCTGCGGCCCGCCTGGCGAAGAAATTCATTGCGACGAATACGGCCGTGTTCGTGTCCAGTTTCCCTGGGACCGCGACGGCGCTAAAAACGATCATTCAAGTTGCTGGGTGAGAGTCGCCAGCAAGTGGGCTCACGACCGGCATGGCAGCGTGTTGATTCCCCGCGTCGGCATGGAGGTGGTCGTCGGTTTCTATCAGGGCGACCCGGACAAACCGCTAATCGTCGCCTGCTTGAGCAATGGCGCCAATCGTCCTGCGCTCGACCTCCCGGCCGAGAAAACCCGCAGCACCTTCAAGACCCAAACCAGCCCCGGTGGCAGAGGTTTCAACGAACTGCGCATCGAAGATCGCAAGGGCGCAGAGGAAATATCCATCCGTGCCCAGCGCGACTACCGGCAATACGTGCTGAACGACGAGCGGATTCAAGTCGACAACCAACGCAGCATCGTGGTCGCCGGCAACGCCCGTCATGAACTGCGCGCCGAAGAACAGCACATCACCCAGGGTCACCGACGCACGGAAATCAGGCTGGACGATTATCTGACGGTACAGGGCAGCCGCCACATTCGCGCGTCCAACCATCGGTTGAGCGCTCAGCAGCAGATCAGCGTCAGTGCCAGCCAGAACATCGTCATCGATGGTGGCGCCAGCACCACGATTCAGGCCGGCGGCGTGTGGATCACGATCAATTCGGCCGGGATTTTCAGCAGTGTGCCCGTTGAAGTGGGCGGCGCGCCGAAGCCGGTCATCACGGCCACCCCGGTGCTGCTCGATGCGAGCGAACCACCATTGCCCGAACCGGTTTCAACCGCATTACTCAAACGACTGCTCGGCGACGAAGCACTGATTGAACTCTGCCAGATGCCTGCGGGGGGGACGCCCATGGACTGCCCGCTGAGTGATTGCCAATGCCGTAAAGCCCTGGGCTATGGAGACCGGACATGA
- a CDS encoding TerC family protein, with product MEWIADPTAWLGLLTLIVLELVLGIDNLVFIAILADKLPPEQRDRARIIGLSLALLMRLGLLASISWLVTLTQPLFEVFDKSFSGRDLIMLFGGVFLLFKATMELHERLEGHVGQRSSNTAYALFWPIVAQIVVLDAVFSLDAVITAVGMVDELAVMMIAVIISIGLMIVASKPLTRFVNAHPTVIMLCLGFLMMIGFALTAEGLGFHIPKGYLYAAIGFSILIEVFNQIARARRKRSMQGLRPMRERTAHAVMRLLGGRKLAVEEVGEDIVDLLDNGEAPTEELFDRRERVMISGVLQLAERPIRTLMTVRADVDHIDLDDDAEAIRTRLMHSSYSRLPLIRDGAVDEPLGFVHKKELLKEYLAGNEPDLAHLARQTINVLDSYSILNALEQMRKASTHIAFVVNEFGDFVGVLTMTDILESIAGELPDASEIEGPDVIEDNGGFVVSGALNLARVRQRTGFAAQPTDDYQTLAGLVVSLLDRLPMIGDSHEWQGWRMTVLKVEERRVTRVFLARVDG from the coding sequence ATGGAATGGATAGCTGACCCCACCGCATGGCTGGGCTTGTTGACGCTGATTGTGCTGGAACTGGTGCTGGGCATCGACAACCTGGTGTTTATCGCGATCCTCGCCGACAAGTTGCCGCCTGAGCAGCGCGACCGTGCGCGAATCATTGGTCTGTCCCTGGCGTTGTTGATGCGTCTGGGCCTGCTCGCCAGCATTTCCTGGCTGGTCACCCTGACCCAACCGCTGTTCGAGGTGTTCGACAAGAGCTTCTCCGGCCGTGACCTGATCATGTTGTTTGGCGGTGTGTTCCTGTTGTTCAAGGCCACCATGGAGTTGCACGAACGCCTCGAAGGGCATGTCGGCCAGCGCTCGTCCAACACGGCCTACGCCTTGTTCTGGCCGATCGTGGCGCAAATCGTGGTGCTCGATGCCGTGTTCTCCCTCGATGCGGTGATTACCGCTGTGGGCATGGTCGATGAGCTGGCGGTGATGATGATCGCGGTGATCATTTCCATCGGCCTGATGATCGTCGCCAGCAAACCGCTGACCCGTTTCGTCAACGCGCACCCGACGGTGATCATGCTGTGTCTGGGCTTCTTGATGATGATCGGTTTTGCGCTGACCGCCGAGGGCCTGGGCTTCCACATTCCCAAGGGCTACCTGTACGCGGCCATCGGTTTCTCGATCCTGATCGAGGTGTTCAACCAGATTGCCCGGGCTCGCCGCAAGCGCTCGATGCAGGGCCTGCGACCGATGCGCGAACGCACGGCGCACGCGGTGATGCGCTTGCTGGGCGGTCGCAAGTTGGCCGTGGAGGAGGTCGGCGAAGACATTGTCGACCTGTTGGACAACGGCGAAGCGCCGACTGAAGAACTGTTCGACCGTCGCGAGCGGGTGATGATCAGTGGCGTGTTGCAACTGGCTGAACGGCCGATTCGTACCCTGATGACCGTGCGCGCCGACGTCGATCATATCGACCTGGACGATGATGCCGAGGCCATTCGTACAAGGTTGATGCATTCGTCCTACTCGCGTCTGCCGTTGATTCGTGACGGTGCAGTGGATGAGCCGTTGGGCTTCGTGCACAAAAAGGAACTGCTGAAGGAGTACCTGGCCGGTAACGAGCCTGATCTTGCGCACCTGGCGCGCCAGACCATCAATGTGCTCGACAGCTATTCGATCCTCAATGCCCTGGAGCAGATGCGCAAGGCATCGACCCACATCGCTTTTGTGGTCAATGAATTCGGGGATTTCGTCGGCGTGCTGACCATGACCGACATTCTGGAATCGATTGCCGGCGAGTTACCCGATGCGAGTGAGATCGAAGGTCCGGATGTGATCGAGGACAACGGCGGGTTTGTGGTCAGTGGCGCCTTGAACCTGGCGCGGGTGCGGCAACGCACCGGATTTGCGGCGCAACCGACCGACGACTATCAAACCCTGGCCGGGTTGGTGGTGAGCTTGTTGGATCGCCTGCCGATGATCGGTGACAGCCATGAGTGGCAGGGCTGGCGCATGACCGTCCTCAAGGTCGAAGAGCGACGGGTGACGCGGGTGTTTCTGGCGCGTGTCGACGGCTGA
- a CDS encoding LysR family transcriptional regulator yields MDIRHFRYFLAVARHRNFTRAAEQLGVAPPTLTRQIQDMEAELGARLFLRQARDVSLTEAGAALVIEAEATVRQFEAAQRNAQRAGRGDIGHIELGYVASAVYSGLLQKQVQGFAGQYPDVSLNVRESPMASLPNMILEGRFDLGYIRCPLSLPDGIEGVRLSDEGFVLALPADSWLNRLTVINSAHLQNENFILPEQVVGTLQVAAQGDFVPKLGAQPGGLVAVIALVSLGQGVAVVPESVVGHVSLPNVVYRPVKDCSASSWLALIHRRFEKSPAVVRYIERVKNG; encoded by the coding sequence ATGGACATTCGTCATTTCCGCTATTTCCTCGCGGTCGCCCGGCACCGCAACTTCACCCGCGCCGCTGAGCAATTGGGGGTCGCGCCGCCGACCCTGACCCGGCAAATCCAGGACATGGAAGCCGAACTGGGCGCGCGTCTGTTTTTGCGCCAGGCACGGGACGTCAGCCTGACCGAAGCGGGTGCGGCGCTGGTGATCGAGGCCGAAGCCACGGTACGGCAATTTGAGGCGGCCCAGCGCAATGCCCAGCGTGCCGGGCGTGGCGACATCGGGCACATTGAACTCGGTTATGTTGCTTCGGCGGTGTATTCGGGGCTGCTGCAAAAGCAGGTGCAGGGTTTTGCCGGCCAATACCCGGATGTCAGCCTCAATGTGCGTGAAAGCCCCATGGCCAGCTTGCCGAACATGATTCTTGAGGGGCGCTTCGACCTGGGCTACATCCGCTGTCCACTGTCCTTGCCCGATGGCATCGAAGGCGTACGCCTGAGCGACGAAGGTTTTGTGCTGGCGTTGCCGGCGGACTCGTGGCTCAACCGCTTGACGGTCATCAATTCGGCGCACTTGCAGAATGAAAACTTCATCCTCCCCGAACAAGTCGTTGGCACCTTGCAGGTGGCCGCTCAGGGCGATTTTGTGCCGAAGCTGGGGGCGCAGCCGGGTGGGCTGGTGGCGGTGATCGCGCTGGTGTCGCTGGGGCAGGGGGTGGCGGTGGTACCGGAGTCGGTGGTCGGCCATGTCAGCTTGCCAAACGTGGTCTATCGGCCCGTCAAGGATTGCAGTGCATCGTCGTGGCTGGCGTTGATCCATCGGCGGTTTGAGAAATCACCGGCGGTGGTTCGCTACATTGAGCGGGTGAAGAACGGCTGA
- a CDS encoding MFS transporter, with product MSVKPRVSKHLTLLTASAVCSLIVLDTNIVAVTLPSIARDLGANFADIEWVVSAYMLAFAALLLPAGSLADRFGRQKTLIWGLGIFILASLGCGAAPNALFLDIARAIKGVGAALLLTSALASIGHTFHDEVERAKAWAFWGGCMGVAMTAAPTLGGLITEYVGWRWIFYLNLPVGLFLMFMVWRAVPESRDAQAARLDPWGSLAFSASLLCLIWGLIEASRIGWNSPLTYTRLLGGALLMGLFVLIERLQQRPMIDLQLFRHPRFIGALLGMFAYAACAQVMMTLLPFYLQNGLGFSAISAGLGMLPFAVTMLIFPRLGARLAGRVTPANMMAIGLTLVGSGNLLSAWAVNSGGYLPFALAIAVTGAGAGLLNGDTQKNIMACVPRERTGMASGMSTTMRFSAVMLAIGVYGALLSGHSERLLHDSLSAQGGQWLEQTQGVASRVVAGDMPAAMSLLPQAARPVVEPLARQAFVGGFSLLLWVAGLAGLLGAGVVGTLMRKPIPAQRSALVLE from the coding sequence ATGTCCGTCAAACCCAGGGTGAGCAAGCACCTGACCTTACTTACCGCGTCGGCCGTGTGTTCGCTGATCGTGCTCGACACTAACATCGTCGCCGTTACCTTACCGAGCATCGCCCGGGATCTGGGGGCCAATTTCGCAGACATCGAATGGGTGGTCAGCGCCTACATGCTGGCCTTTGCTGCCTTGCTGCTACCCGCTGGCAGCTTGGCCGACCGCTTTGGCCGGCAGAAAACCCTGATCTGGGGCCTGGGCATTTTCATTCTCGCGTCCCTCGGTTGCGGCGCGGCGCCAAACGCGTTGTTCCTCGACATCGCCCGGGCCATCAAGGGCGTCGGCGCCGCGTTATTGCTGACCTCGGCGCTCGCCTCGATCGGCCACACCTTCCACGATGAAGTGGAACGGGCCAAAGCCTGGGCGTTCTGGGGTGGCTGCATGGGCGTGGCCATGACTGCGGCGCCGACCCTGGGCGGGTTGATTACCGAATATGTCGGTTGGCGCTGGATTTTCTACCTCAACCTGCCCGTCGGCCTGTTCCTGATGTTCATGGTCTGGCGTGCAGTCCCGGAATCCCGTGACGCTCAGGCTGCGCGCCTCGACCCATGGGGCAGCCTCGCCTTCAGCGCAAGCTTGCTGTGCCTGATCTGGGGCCTGATCGAAGCCAGCCGGATCGGCTGGAACAGCCCCCTCACCTACACCCGCCTGTTGGGCGGTGCGCTGTTAATGGGCTTGTTTGTGCTGATCGAGCGCCTGCAACAGCGGCCGATGATCGACCTGCAACTGTTCAGGCATCCGCGCTTCATCGGCGCCCTGCTCGGCATGTTCGCCTACGCCGCGTGCGCCCAAGTGATGATGACCCTGCTGCCGTTTTACCTGCAGAACGGCTTGGGCTTCAGCGCCATTTCCGCGGGGCTGGGCATGTTGCCGTTTGCCGTGACCATGTTGATCTTCCCGCGCCTCGGTGCGCGCCTGGCCGGACGTGTGACCCCGGCAAACATGATGGCCATCGGCCTGACGCTGGTGGGCAGCGGCAACCTGCTCAGCGCCTGGGCGGTCAACAGCGGCGGCTACCTGCCCTTCGCCCTGGCGATCGCCGTGACCGGTGCCGGCGCCGGGTTGCTCAATGGTGATACGCAGAAAAACATCATGGCCTGCGTGCCGCGCGAGCGCACCGGCATGGCCTCGGGCATGAGCACCACCATGCGTTTCAGTGCGGTGATGCTGGCCATCGGCGTGTATGGTGCGCTGCTTTCCGGGCATAGCGAACGGCTCCTGCACGACAGCCTCTCGGCACAGGGCGGACAGTGGCTCGAGCAAACCCAGGGCGTCGCCTCGCGGGTGGTGGCCGGTGACATGCCGGCGGCGATGAGCCTGTTGCCACAAGCCGCGCGGCCGGTGGTGGAACCACTGGCGCGACAGGCGTTCGTGGGCGGTTTCAGCCTGTTGCTGTGGGTCGCCGGCCTGGCGGGATTATTGGGCGCCGGGGTTGTGGGAACGCTGATGCGCAAGCCGATTCCAGCGCAGCGCTCAGCCTTGGTGCTTGAATGA
- a CDS encoding vWA domain-containing protein produces the protein MRPRSDAGANARPRAGRLDHGKQGKRHAARDGSINWPGTLLNGRPRQRDDLLFHLRTRSAHELWLVIVDASASTRRHHALSDAKGLLAQLFDDAYRQRARLALLTASGTQPKWQVQGLKASSGLRHLLDGLGAGGGTPLLAALSEAGRWLGARRKHFPAEQQRLLLVTDGRLKDWPTLPSLDCPGLVIDIERGPIRLGRSRVLAAQLQADYRHIDGLLPG, from the coding sequence ATTCGCCCTCGCTCTGACGCGGGGGCGAATGCCAGACCCCGCGCAGGGCGCCTCGATCACGGCAAACAGGGCAAGCGTCACGCCGCGCGCGACGGTTCGATCAACTGGCCCGGCACGTTGCTGAACGGCCGGCCACGTCAGCGCGATGACCTGTTATTCCACCTGCGTACCCGTTCAGCCCATGAGCTGTGGCTGGTGATCGTCGATGCGTCGGCATCCACGCGTCGCCATCACGCCTTGAGTGATGCCAAGGGCTTGCTGGCGCAGCTGTTCGACGATGCTTACCGCCAACGCGCGCGCCTGGCCTTGCTGACCGCCAGCGGAACGCAGCCGAAGTGGCAGGTGCAAGGGTTGAAGGCGTCCAGCGGTTTGCGTCACTTGCTCGATGGGCTCGGTGCCGGCGGTGGCACGCCGTTGCTGGCGGCGTTGAGTGAAGCGGGGCGCTGGCTGGGAGCGCGGCGCAAGCACTTCCCGGCGGAGCAGCAACGGTTATTGCTGGTGACCGATGGCCGCTTGAAGGACTGGCCGACGTTGCCCTCGCTCGATTGTCCGGGACTGGTGATCGACATCGAGCGCGGGCCGATTCGCCTCGGGCGCAGCAGGGTCCTGGCGGCGCAGTTGCAGGCTGATTATCGGCATATCGACGGATTGCTTCCCGGCTGA
- a CDS encoding ATP-binding protein: MTDTPHFPLSAVVGADDLKLALCLTAIDPKIGGVLIEGPRGMAKSTLARGLADLLASGQFVTLPLGATEERLVGTLDLDAALSEGRAQFSPGVLAKADGGVLYVDEVNLLPDHLVDLLLDVAASGTNLVERDGISHRHSAKFVLIGTMNPEEGELRPQLLDRFGLNVALGGHTAPAERGQIIRRRLDFDTDPHGFCAEWEGQQQSLRERCQQARSTLVSIALDDDALSQITERCFAAGVDGLRADLVWLRAARAHAAWRGARAIAVEDIDAVAEFALRHRRREQAPPAPQQQQSHAGQQPNAGEGQGQWGEMPAQALPVGARREVPSWPKKP; this comes from the coding sequence ATGACCGATACCCCCCATTTCCCGCTCTCCGCCGTGGTCGGCGCCGACGATTTGAAACTCGCGCTATGCCTGACCGCCATCGACCCGAAGATCGGCGGTGTGTTGATCGAAGGCCCGCGCGGCATGGCCAAGTCGACCCTGGCCCGTGGCCTGGCGGACCTGCTGGCCAGCGGTCAATTCGTCACCTTGCCTTTGGGCGCCACTGAAGAGCGCCTGGTGGGCACGCTCGATCTCGACGCCGCATTGAGCGAAGGTCGCGCGCAATTTTCCCCGGGCGTGCTGGCCAAGGCTGACGGTGGCGTGCTCTACGTCGATGAAGTGAATCTGCTGCCCGATCACCTCGTCGATCTGCTGCTCGACGTGGCCGCCAGCGGCACCAACCTGGTCGAACGCGACGGCATCTCCCATCGGCATTCGGCGAAGTTCGTATTGATTGGCACCATGAACCCGGAAGAGGGCGAGTTACGCCCGCAACTGCTCGATCGTTTTGGCTTGAACGTTGCCCTTGGTGGCCATACCGCACCGGCCGAACGCGGGCAAATCATCCGGCGGCGCCTGGACTTCGACACCGATCCGCACGGCTTCTGCGCTGAGTGGGAAGGCCAGCAGCAGTCGTTGCGCGAGCGTTGCCAGCAGGCGCGCAGCACATTGGTCAGCATTGCCCTCGACGATGACGCCCTGTCGCAGATTACCGAGCGTTGTTTTGCCGCCGGCGTCGACGGTTTGCGTGCCGACCTGGTCTGGTTGCGCGCGGCGCGGGCCCATGCCGCCTGGCGCGGGGCGCGAGCCATCGCTGTGGAAGATATCGATGCGGTTGCCGAATTCGCGTTGCGCCATCGCCGTCGCGAGCAAGCGCCACCGGCACCCCAACAGCAACAGTCCCACGCCGGTCAACAGCCAAACGCCGGCGAAGGCCAGGGGCAGTGGGGCGAAATGCCCGCTCAGGCGCTGCCGGTCGGGGCTCGTCGTGAAGTGCCGAGCTGGCCAAAAAAGCCCTAG